The genome window ttttatttaaataaaaaattgaataaattgttatttgagtgaaaatatatctattaattataaaattaggaattttatatttgttgtgTACTAgatggatataaaaattctgcGTTGAAGCCACGTTTGAATGACACTCGTCATAATTAACATTTGACCGCAGCTTTTATTCTCTGTCAAACCATTACTATTTTACGAcccattttattttatcatttaacgATTTGTTTAATCATGAAACGAGTGAAACAACCGCGATAGCTTCAAGATTAATCTTCATGCTGCCTCTATCTCTCTACGAAGGCGGCTCGTGTTTTGCTGACTGTTAAATCGTCCGATTTTACAAAGTTAGATCTGATCACACGCAATGAATTTGCTTGATCATTGAGAGAAAGGAAGCGTTGATTTTCGCTGATGTTTCTTTTCAGCTATGATGTTGAGATAAGATGGATGTACACTATATGTAATGTCATCGTCACGCTAACGTATGTACgtcaaatattcttatatataataatatacgctGACCATTATAAAGAACCGGATATTATCCAAAAAATCCATGTATGATTATTTAACGTTACGTTGACGTAACGTTACGTACAGTGCGTTCAACCATACTCGTTAATCTAAGCatctattatatctattatgaTTCAGGAAGCCAACGTGCAACGCTGGTCCAATCTCTCTACTCTTtccttattctatttaaaaattctgtttaAATAACATCTTGTGACGCTATCgaataagaaaaagtaaattggACGATTTAGTTTGACATTTTTGATCTGTTTAGTTTATGTATTCGTGAAAGAGAAATCGttgatgaaaatattctcgAAAATCTTGATTCGCTAGAAATACTGCGTCGAATGACGTCAAACGATTTACAtcgcatatattattatgttgtgTATGATGCTGCATTATACgcatgttatattaaaaattcaggATATTCAAGCAAATAACATTCTATTCCATCTATGATTTAAAgtcaaaacatatataaatacacatcatttactacaattttatttcatgacTACATATTCTTAACGATAAATATTCGATAGCgtattgtttttatctttaaaaagtaATCAGAAATATGAGACccaaaattagaaagaaagataattgttttcaatcttttaatattaaagattgtttcttatatatggtaattaattaatattaatttgaaagttatattgattaaaatattgttattatacttgtataacataatttttctctctatcttttgagcgataatttctattttgtcTTCaatcaaatttctatttttatactcAGCATTATTgttgtataaaatgtttaattaatgacatataatatttttcgagtaaatattttattaatttatgtcgaataaatattttgttaatttaaaaaaaaaattatagcaaaAATTATAGCGTAGTTATCGTGTTTAtcgcaattttttatcttgcagttacatacatttttaattaaaatgtgtgCTGCTCGCTCAGCCCGCACACGTgtgaacaaaatatatttaaattttaattacagtcggatctcttatcctacgacattttcggtccggaatcttctccttaaacctctgatcctacgacaaaaatttgagagtgggggtataattcccctttcacggtcgtagcatgagaggattttttgtcgtaggataagaggtttcgtagcataagagggtcgtaggataagaggtccgactgtatactAATAGTCAACATGCTGTacgttacaatttatatttcttctttgatTATGTATGTTTTTATCACAACATATGTAGCAATCGCGCTATTTAAAATGTGCAATACGTgtctttcattattatttacgtaataaGTGCGTGCGcgatcatttttatttgaaggAATACAAATGCTAATGTTaagtgttaattttttcataacacAATTCACGTTTATCACGAAATTTGACCAACAGTAGATCCCTTGTAAAAATCAGGCTTCATAATGCGGTCAAATAGGCGGCTTCACtgcaagagagaaaaggaagcattgttttaaaactttctaaaatatttgtctcCTTTCGGGATTGCGAAGAGAATAACGTAATATCatggaaaaaatatctttatcacTGTTTTTTAACGCTCACcgtgttgattttattattctcgaTTCGCGCAACAGATTTAAAAagtgtatttaaaaagtgCATAATGCAAGAAGAAATTCTTTCCGAATTCACGTACAAGCATTCAATATTGCCGAGAGTGGCGAATTATCGTGaggcaatttttgttttatttcaccGTGAAAATATCTTGCGTAACTATGTAAACGAACTGACTTTTTCCTGATATTGATCGAATGTCTGAACGAATAGTTCATATTTGATTGGAATGGTGTTTACTCTGTCCATTGATTATTGGTCAATTGCGTACAACTGCGGCATGACGCGGAAATATCTCGATGTACCGCAGTAGAAGATTCAATCTTCCGTCACTTTAAACGATTAAATGCATcagtaacattttatattacacaaactatttttaatattaatttatataatatgtacatactaCTCGTATAAACGTCTTTacagcataaaattataatagagactTTGCTCTTTAAAAAAGacctttttgaaattattctgTGATTGACATTTTCAATGTACAAAATTCTcgcttcaagttttttttttaaagagtaaagctgtacttttattttctttatcttcttaaaaagaagttttatataatttgtttacaaaactatatttaatttgattaatggACAGAATGTGTCtcatttcttgaaaatatccAATTTTAATGtaccaaaatttgaaaaaaagattttaaataatatttactatattattttaaataatataagaaaaaattcattgtaaccatataaatatatacttttacgtaatgtatatttgataatgttaattatatttgttattaaaatactcatcaaaatgtagagataaatttaaagttgttaaactttataatgacaaaaatacaaaaaaagattaaaaaatgcaatgtataaataaagatttttctcagaaaataaaagaataaataaaatgtaaataaatagaaataatatctcttttttttcactttttacaataaaatttcttatggtttcaatataaaattaatgatatgtaaattttgtcGTTAATCTTGCGTCACCGATTTCTCAATGACactttctatcttataaaatcaTTTGAGGCGATTATTAATCTCGTCACGCgtacgtaatattatattgtcacTGATTGTTCATTCGATCTATCCACGGAATTAATCGTTTCTTACCGGATCTCGACGCGATATTCCATATCTTATGACGGCATTTTCCGTCAACGCCGGCTTTTTTGAAAACaagttctttttctttctcttaccTTCTCCTCATCTTACGATCAATTTACCGTTTGGATCTGGGTGATATCCGGTTTCACGGGTATCTTTTTCTCCGAGGTACGAAGCTGCCTCGGGTTTTTGGGCGTTCACTGTAGAAAGTGACGTGCCGTCAGCATTTCGTTTAATCGCAAATTCTTTCAGGCgccaatttatattacatgcgCTCCGATCGTGGAGGTGGCTAGTGAAAGAGCAATATTAACCAGAAAATTATgccttgtataattttaatcgtcTAGATACCTACACActtgaagaaagagagagagagagagagagagagagagagagagagagagagagttatatATTTGTGCTACGTTATttggtacaaaattattttaatatttgtattttgattgcattttatattttgatatattgagttTCTCTCTCAAGCGATGCTGGTTTGTAATGGGTTTTACTTGAAATTGGTGAGACGATATTGTTGAACCATTGCGGCGAACCGCGCGAATCTTTCTTGATGAGAGAAGCGAACTCTAGGGTGCTATTAACATTCGATATGGCAATCGTCGATTTAATGAACACTTCCGAGTCTTGTAATAATGAACAAAGTATTTTCTTAACttaatgaaactttaataattatacagcaATATCATCGCGGGACTGGATTGTTATTTTcggaaaaattattgaaaagttACTGTTCTTGCATAACTTAATGATTTTACTACGTCGTTTCGGCTTACCAATTACAATACACACCTGTTTCCGAAAGTATGTTGCAATGATCCTTgactttctattttttgaataaaagttaaacggaattttgttaattacaaaagttatgttacattttaataaatatctgagTGACTGAATGATAGGAGAAGGCCAACTTCTtacagataataatttttttcccaaggaagatatatatatatatatatatattgcgtacTTAAATTTATGGTATTAGAAAAGAGTAGGTGTTAATAAGTTACTGATTATGCGGTTAACCGCACACAGATCTGGCAGCAACCGTACGTCTCTCAAACAGAGCTGAATGTTTGACTTAAAATTTACGAGACGCTACGAGACGCGAGACGCGAGCCGCATCTTTTAGGACGAAACAGCCTTTCCCTCGAGGTATATTTGACACACGGCACGAAACTACTGCATATTTAACAATACTCTTTCACAATTAACACGACAATCTAACCGCGGTAACTCTTTCTAACTGAAAGTTACCCTCTCTGTAAATATGATGACAGCTTAGAGGATTATCTGTATTCCGTTTGGCGAGAGACTGCGATTCAGTCGAGTTTGTTGTGTACATTAGTTGATTCTGCAATAAGACGCCAACCGCATGCGAAAATCTCGGTAGAAGCAGATTACGTAAAATCATTATCCGTGTGATTATAACGTTTGCTAAAAGAATCAATGTCATTGAGAGCGATGACATTAAACTTGAAATTATAAGCTTGTTTACTCTTACAACttctataaatctttaatacgTTATAagactaaattattaaagttattaagtGATATTTAAGTTATGAAGttgaaatgatatttaattatttaaatgctaTTTAAGTTAGATTATtgaagttattaaattattcaataaacgtatcttatttattgaacacttaattttttgttgagaaattattttcttaataaactCATTTAACgtgaatttgaattaaattggATTGAAAATAGACTAAACTAATGGATTTAGGACATTTGaatcataatatattgatGCGTCTCAATTGCGCATATCAATGCAGAAACGTGACAGTGATGTAAAAGCGACCATAATTGACAGCCATACCGAAATAGGTACGAAGTGGTTAGCCTCGATTactatatttagtatattttaaatgtaaccAGAATTACTTATACCTTCGCACTTGCGCActcttttttcttaatgttAAATGCTTGTGCAATATTTCACGTTAACCTTCAATATATAccatgaatttttcatttaatatcaatttgatTGACCTATATATAGGTCAAGTCTTTCAATTATTTGCTCACGAAAAACaaatcaacatttttaattttaattctaaataatctCGCAAAACATGGAGGCATAATCGagttattcttaataaatgaaagttgtgatataattaaattgcctGAGGCAAAAATTCTGTTAAGTATTTCTTCATAATAAAAGGCATGTTTAATCAAACgggtaacaaaaaaataaataaatttactcaaaaaatttgaatattatataataatcgaaaaatatatgcgtatgtgtgtgtgtgtgtttgtgtgtgtttgtgtgtgtgtgtgtgtgtgtgtgtgtgtgtgtgtaacaaatatatgttgcGTTGAAAGGTTTGCCGAAGCGTAAAAATTCGACGAAAACAACTAGCGTACATAATATTACAAGAATTTAGTTTTCTTTAGTATCAAAGCTTTGCGATAggaatatattgatataacaaaatattttatcagagTAAATAAATTAGGACATAATCTTATTATGATACATATCCCTatcttattgtatatttaattagtattGAATAATAgcagtaaataattatattccaaTTGTTactgcaatattatattattatataactaactgtaatattatattatattattacataactaATTATTCCTTATTACAAAAATGCCAATTATTTATCTCTTGAGAGAACAAAGTACTTCAATCAAAATattctacttttattaaaactgtattctataatttttttttaataggtaAGCATATTGATCAGTATTGATCCCACTTTTCCGTTTATAGAGACTCGAACATTGGAAACTATAAaatcaagagagaaaaattatcaagaaaCGTCAACAgttaaaaagaacaaaaacaAGTTCATAAGTCGcgctttgtaaatttttcaataaagcgttttaataaattggaattttaatttgcaataaattgtttataattgattgattaaaatCGAAAAGTAGACTAGCATTAACTAAAATGTCGATTTTAAGGtgcaaattaaagttttattgacaagaatatatatacaacattttaactttattatagttCATCCTCAGTCACAGTTTTGTTTTAaccaaattatattaattaagtagtttgttttaataataattagacaGACTTAGCTAGGCTTTTCGCGTTAGTAGAGATATGAGGAACATGAAACGAGGAGAGATTTCTCAATTCTCAAGAGACGCGGATCTCCGTTAAACCAGAGACCATCCAGAAAATGTTAAGAAGAATTCGCGGAGAGCGACACGAACGCGGCGACCGTAAATTTTCCTCGCGATTTCACTTTCTCCGATGTGGCATAATTGCACGTGTTACGAATCATAATGCTCGATTCCGCGCGGCATGGTCGTGCTCGTGTAACGCAATCGCGCGATCGTATTTTAATGTAGGATCCAAAAACGTCAACTGTACTACAATACAATGGATTCCCTTTTGACGCGGCCAATGTTATACGGCATTCATTGGTTATACAAAGTcggaaaaaacattttatatcacatttattatattctttattctaaGAAacacaaaaagatattttaaaataaaacataaaaaaacttaatagaATTTCTtcattatgtaattttgaattatataattttttttgtgtaatttctttattatgtaatctgataaagtaaaaatcaaagtaaaatttagatatagaaattaaaaatttgaaatttatctaTAGCGTTACACGAAATCTGTCACTATTTTTTCACTGCATTAAAAGTACAACTCTATACAGggatgtattttatacatataaaatacatttttcatataaaataaaatttactataaaacATGTATGTAATACACATTGTATTTCAATTAGCGATCAATTTGTAATGaatgtttttgtttatgtcTTTGTCTCGCGAATTATTTggaattgataaaataatcacttatgactaaatataacattataatatattatcagatataattgaataaaactgAAACTTGTGTACGACAATTATCAGATtcaaatattagattaattaaattttttaacgaatttattttataaattcatagttagtatattccttttttagatgtaaaaattatttattgttattttattctgtctgcctgtaaatttattactcGAAGAGATTGTTAATTTAGTATATCTTGTCGTCAAATCTTTTCAatatcgtaatattttttaaattaagagagATAAGAGTAAATCAGattctttattatcttacaTGTCAATATacacttatttaatttttatttttctctgttttttttcttatattttgcgCTTATATTtgtgtgaaatataatacatatccgcattaaatatttctgtaacttacaattagtattttgttttttttcttttgcttttttatagcatttaatttttttatttgttatattttatttttattatttcaaaattttacgtagtttttgtaatatactatatagactcaaaaatatttagcttTGGAGTAAAactaatttagttttttttattacgaatttaaaacaagttttttaaacGCATATATTTTCGTGTGTGCGCCATGTgtctaagaaaaaattttttaaataattataaaatatacttttttaaaattataattgtattgaaaaaaatgagtctgcatttttttcattatttacttaaacacatttacatacaaaaggaaataataaagcgtttttatataaaaatttaagcaaGTTATAATAAGCTTTACTACTTTATACTAACGCTAAACTAATTatacaaacaataaaatcagaattaattactgtttattaaaacaatgtcatttttattataataaactatttagCATGTGgcattaaatgcaaaaaaagcaaaagcgacaaattaaatgcatttatatcaacagtttaattaatataaggaCACTGAAAACATTAGTGAAAGATATTAATCTGCAAAAAGTCTTTTGAAACGTAAATAGCTGACAAACAAAGGACGAAGGAGTGGAAAAATAGCatcaatgtttaattttttctctgactttaaaaatttctttacttCTATATTGTCAGTTCTTAAATGACGAAAGTTTGTCAGTACCTTATTTAAATTAGCAtactttaatacattatatatactctGTTAATATACTCTAAtacattatcatatatatatatatatatatatatatatatatatatatatatatatatatatatatattgtgtacaaaatgatgaattaatatcaattcaagttaaaattaattatcgattgAATAGATATGtggttttttaattttaatgacccGCACAATCAATGTGgtggaatatacatatatatttatctcttttttttgtaactttatttatatgaacatttattttagattttttaatctttttcttataaaatcgAGACTACTTGATTTGTGCTAAGAAACGTACACATATTCCAAACATTTATACATTCAAACTTTTGAGTTCTTCAAGCGAATAATGCATCTTTCATATgttgaatacattttttatgctattaattgagtgttattatttttcgacCAAACTGGttaaaaaagctttatttGAGTCTTAAATTGGCTTTACAATCGACGACGTTTTGACCCTTGGGTttaggtccttttcaagtctGGAATCGATTAACAAaatgatattacattattttagttCTTTACTCTGGTGTCAGTATGGTAATGTTCTTGTATATGTTaacgttaaattaattaattgtatgtaCCTCCCCACGGCCTGACTCttcaaaaagttaaaaacacGTTCATGCTACATAACACTTACACGTTAGCGCAAAGACTAAAGCtgtgtataaaatacagaataaacaaatatacgtCTCAGGTCAAATTCGttgaaatttcttaataatattattataaatcggaTTCAAATTCTCGAtgtctttttgtaaattattgaattatcgtgcatcttaataaaaaacatctccgcaatttctctctttttaatatgcTTTTCATTATGCAATATTGTGGGTGTTGTCCAATTAAAATCATGTGCAAATTCAGTCCTATGCTTACTGACGACAGAATGATTGctaatatgcatttttatattattagtatgtTCTTTAATGCGTGTTTTTAATTGTCTTTTTGTCTGTCCTATGTATGTAGCGTCACAATCCTTACagtcaattttataaacaatctctgtcatattagatttatttaatttgtcctTGCCACATCTAATTAGTTTGTTCAGTTTTTTCGCTATCGTACACACAATCCTTAAGTCTGTATCcctgaatattttgtttattttttcgcTAAGATTTCTAACGGCATTAGTACGCACTTTGAAATGTCGAGTCGTTCAGTGCTCTCATCCCCGTTTGGTTTATTTTGACGTTTTAGACTACACATTCTTTTATGCACGTTCTATGATGTGGGGGGGATAACAGTTCTTTAGAATTTGTTTAACCTTGTTAATATTGTTTGCCTGAAACCGTTTATCCGATAGAAGAATCGCGTGATCAACTAAGCTATTTATcgtattcattttatatttaaatgggTGGCTAGAGTAATAATTGAGGTATCTGCCTGAATAAGTCGGTTTTTGAAACCAATCCGTTATCAGTTTTCCTTTGCACCTTATTATTgtagtatttaaaaagtttagtcTAGTATTCACTTCTACTTCATGTGTGAATTTTAAACGGTTATGATAACTATTAAATGTTGACAGAATGTAATCTATTGTACTTTTGTACATGGCACGATCGTGAAGATGTCGTCAAAATAcctataatatactttaatgtCAAAATCCAGCATTTTTATGCAATACGTCTCTAAATTGTCCATAACTAAATCCGCTAATATCAGTGAGAGGGGAGAACCCATGGGGCTTCCATAAATTTGTTCGTAAAATTGCCCGTCAAAACTGAAACTTGTGGATTCTATAACCGTGTCGATAGCGTGTAAGAATTGGTTTAAATTGAACGTTGTGTTGTTAGAGATGTCTGCCCACCGTTTTTTGATAGCTTCAAGTACCAAATCTTTCGGGATGTTAGTGAATAAGAAGGATACATCAAGTGAAATCAACAGTTCGTGGTCTAATTAGATGTGACAaggacaaattaaataaatctattatgacagagattgtttataaaattgactGTAAGGATTGTGACGCTATATACATAGGACAGACAAAAAGACAATTAAAATACGCATTAAAGAacatactaataatataaaaatgcatactAGCAATCATTCTGTTGTCAGTAAGCATAGGACTGAATTTGCACATGATTTTAATTGGACAACACCCACAATATTGCATAATGAAAAgcatattaaaaagagagaaattgcggagatgttttttattaagatgcacgataattcaattaatttacaaaaagacaTCGAGAATTTGAAtccgatttataataatattattaagaaatttcaaCGAATTTGACCTGAGacgtatatttgtttattctgtattttatacacaGCTTTAGTGTTTGCGCTAACGTGTAAGTGTTATGTAGCATGAACgtgtttttaactttttgaaGAGTCAGGCCGTGGGAGGtacatacaattaattaatttaacgttAACATATACAAGAACATTACCATACTGACACCAGAGTAAAGaactaaaataatgtaatatcattTTGTTAATCGATTCCAGACTTGAAAAGGATCTAAACCAACGGTCGAAATGTCGTCGATTGTAAAGCCAATTTAAAACTCAATAAAGCTTTTTTAACCAGTTTGGTCGAAAAATAATGAcactcaattaattttattactggtgacataaaataaacttatctTTTATGCtatctttgttaaaaaataggCAGAGATCAATATAGTAAGGGCAACATTAGAGCTTGTAGCAATATAGCGTATCGAGTTAGCAAAGAGAATAAATCTATCAAAAagtcttcttatttttttcagtatataGCTTCAGTGTCATTTGATCTTAAGTACACTTGGTTTTATgtttgtatacataatttgaaagttaaaatatgtgagagaagaattaattgtttattgtatttgacatgagtttaaaaataaaaagataattgtacatttttattttgatcaagatatattttaaaaatgtattgttttttCTACCTGAAAAATGGAGGAAACTAGTCCAACGAAACAATAAACACATTATtcagtaaaattttgattttacatgaatttttaagACGAGAAAACTTTTtgattaatctaatatttattttgaaacaaaGATTAAATCAGTAAGCAgatgtcaaattaaagtaaaagaaaaagtatatttatatgaaaaacatttttgttatatgGAAAATTCAGATTCCTTCTCTTTAAACacagaataaagaataaaaaaaactccTTCCCGTTCTACTGCTCATTCATTGTTGGGTCTCTGATAGCATCTTTCTCGATGTATTATTCTTCCCCTCTGTGCACCAGCTCTGAGACGCACAAAAGGTACAAAGTTTTATCTTTCTGTTCGATTTATTAACGATTTGCGACTCTTCATTTCTATGTTATTCATTGTGGTCATTCCTGTGTTATTGATAACCCTCGAATTTGTATAACTGgagaagaaatttttccaAGTGTGACAAAATTGTACATTCAATGTTGCGTATATTATAGGGTTATAACAGATGGAGGATTTTGCGAGAAGCGCGGGCAGCACCGTTACGATGTGGGAGGTTTGTACctgcaatatacatataaattatctttcatGAGCTTTTCTTATCCGTCAAAGTTTGTAACACGTGAAGAGAAATTGATCAAGGCGTTGAGAAGCTATTGGCGTGTCGgttattaaatcttaatataGACAGATTTGCCTTGATCTCAATCTTTTGATCTCGTCGCGAttggataaaataattttgctactTGAATGTATACGTCATAAAATACTGTCCTGTCATTTCctcattttatgaatattaattagaaacatCCTAGCATTAGTGTGCCAATTTGTAATTTGACATAAGtggcaaattaattaaatcagcTTTTAACGGgttattttcgaatattaaattaattttcatgtttaGTAATActcacataaaaatattgaactgCGAGTGCAAGAATGGCGTAGGGCAACCAGGCGATTAGAAAAGCAAGGATCATTAAGTACACCATCATTGTGATTTTCCTTTCCCGTCTGTTATTTTGACCTGGAGTGagaataaaatacttattgttaTAAGTAATAAAGCGTCTAATAAATTTCGTTAGAAATAGTCGAATTAAAGGAATTAAAAGTTCTCTAAAActgtaatacattattaaatatgccgaatataatttttttctacaaaaattgtatctaGCATAtcataaagtaaaaaagaattatatttaactttatgtAAGTAACCAGATTTATTCCTACTGATGAAATCCAGTAGAAACTTACCAATTCTCTTACTCACATTCTTCAAACGTCTTATAATGCCGTAGTAACTgctgataattattatgacgGGAAGGAAAAAtccaaaaacaaataaaaatccgATATAAGTATCATTATGCGTCTCAGGATCGTGTACTTCCCAGGACACACTGCAAGATATGTTACCAGCCTCCAGACCATATTTGCCCCAATTGAAAAACGGTGGTAATGATAAGGAGAGTGCATATATCCAAACCAAA of Anoplolepis gracilipes chromosome 8, ASM4749672v1, whole genome shotgun sequence contains these proteins:
- the LOC140668578 gene encoding green-sensitive opsin, whose product is MFLSTRPPDDVFIVGEQEMSVIYIFAATVLGIIGFFGFTLNLLVLLTVVKNSTVLWTPNNVILINMVAGDFLVAALGTPVTMISAIAGTWYWNHKVCLWYAWFMTTMGFASIGNLTVMAIERFLLVKCPMKILSIRQAYILAFLVWIYALSLSLPPFFNWGKYGLEAGNISCSVSWEVHDPETHNDTYIGFLFVFGFFLPVIIIISSYYGIIRRLKNVSKRIGQNNRRERKITMMVYLMILAFLIAWLPYAILALAVQYFYVQTSHIVTVLPALLAKSSICYNPIIYATLNVQFCHTWKNFFSSYTNSRVINNTGMTTMNNIEMKSRKSLINRTER